The Halobacterium litoreum genome includes a region encoding these proteins:
- a CDS encoding TIGR04206 family protein, whose translation MRRRRTAVVFLAGLLPWVAVTWPGGWYPLFSVGFLQFDPLTFTSLPAYVERVGTVPEHLSAWPIATLLWAAALASAPFERVDGTVTVGLLALAGASVLSLSLELSGQRGITAIPLGALWLWAAAGVEYAALFRSD comes from the coding sequence ATGCGTCGTCGCCGCACTGCGGTCGTTTTCCTCGCGGGCCTCCTGCCGTGGGTCGCCGTCACGTGGCCCGGCGGCTGGTACCCCCTGTTCTCGGTCGGCTTCCTCCAGTTCGACCCCCTGACGTTCACGTCGCTCCCGGCGTACGTCGAGCGCGTCGGCACCGTCCCCGAACACCTCTCGGCGTGGCCGATAGCGACCCTCCTGTGGGCCGCTGCCCTGGCGTCGGCGCCGTTTGAGCGCGTGGACGGCACAGTCACCGTGGGGTTGCTCGCGCTCGCGGGCGCGAGCGTGCTGTCGTTGTCCCTCGAACTCTCCGGTCAGCGCGGCATCACCGCGATTCCGCTCGGGGCGCTGTGGCTGTGGGCCGCGGCGGGCGTCGAGTACGCCGCCCTCTTCCGGTCCGACTGA
- a CDS encoding OBG GTPase family GTP-binding protein yields the protein MGLEEDIESLEEEIANTPYNKSTEAHIGRLKAKLADKKEQLEKQQSGGSGGGGYAVEQHGDATVALVGFPSVGKSSLINAMTNADSEVGAYEFTTLDVNPGMLEYRGANIQLLDVPGLIEGAAGGRGGGKEILSVIRGADLVIIVLSPFEIEQYDRLSEELYGVNIRVDEEPPSVTVRRKGKDGIDVNTSGDLELDHDTVKEILRERGFINANVTIRGNPSVDKLIDGIMDNRVYMPSLVAVNKVDLIDPSYAETMKENLREHGVDPEETIFLSAEKEKGLESLKEQMWEELGLIRIYMDKPGRGVDYEEPLIIREGETVDDALRKLGGTLDERFRFARVTGPSAKHDEQQVGRDHELKDEDILRVVARR from the coding sequence ATGGGTCTCGAGGAGGACATCGAATCGCTCGAAGAAGAAATCGCGAACACGCCGTACAACAAGTCGACGGAGGCCCACATCGGCCGTCTGAAGGCGAAGCTCGCGGACAAAAAAGAGCAACTCGAAAAACAACAGTCCGGGGGCAGTGGCGGTGGCGGTTACGCCGTCGAACAGCACGGCGACGCGACGGTGGCGCTCGTCGGCTTCCCCTCCGTCGGGAAATCCTCGCTCATCAACGCGATGACGAACGCGGACAGCGAGGTCGGCGCCTACGAGTTCACGACCCTCGACGTGAACCCCGGCATGCTGGAGTATCGGGGTGCGAACATCCAACTGCTGGACGTGCCCGGTCTCATCGAGGGCGCGGCCGGCGGGCGCGGCGGCGGGAAGGAGATTCTGTCGGTGATTCGCGGCGCGGACCTCGTCATCATCGTGCTGTCGCCGTTCGAAATAGAGCAGTACGACCGGCTCTCCGAGGAACTCTACGGCGTCAACATCCGCGTCGACGAGGAGCCGCCGTCGGTGACGGTTCGCCGGAAAGGCAAGGACGGCATCGACGTGAATACGTCGGGCGACCTCGAACTCGACCACGACACCGTCAAGGAGATTCTCCGCGAGCGCGGGTTCATCAACGCGAACGTCACCATCCGCGGGAACCCCTCGGTGGACAAACTCATCGACGGCATCATGGACAACCGCGTCTACATGCCGTCGCTCGTCGCGGTGAACAAGGTCGACCTCATCGACCCGTCGTACGCCGAGACGATGAAGGAGAACCTCCGCGAGCACGGCGTCGACCCCGAGGAGACCATCTTCCTCTCGGCGGAGAAGGAGAAGGGACTGGAGTCCCTGAAAGAGCAGATGTGGGAGGAACTCGGCCTCATCCGCATCTACATGGACAAGCCGGGTCGGGGCGTCGACTACGAGGAACCGCTCATCATCCGCGAGGGCGAGACCGTCGACGACGCGCTCCGCAAACTCGGCGGGACACTCGACGAGCGCTTCCGGTTCGCGCGCGTCACCGGCCCGTCCGCGAAACACGACGAACAGCAGGTCGGCCGCGACCACGAACTGAAAGACGAGGACATCCTGCGCGTCGTCGCGAGACGGTAG
- a CDS encoding VNG_1110C family protein: MADPSTFRDSTQIVLPASALEGIREDVEAEFVVTIFEPEDSEVVRIIGSPVVIKEVSEFLTRHGISLP, translated from the coding sequence ATGGCAGACCCCTCCACGTTCCGCGACAGCACGCAAATCGTGCTCCCCGCGTCCGCCCTGGAGGGGATTCGAGAGGACGTCGAGGCCGAGTTCGTCGTCACCATCTTCGAACCGGAGGACTCCGAGGTCGTCCGCATCATCGGCAGCCCCGTCGTCATCAAGGAGGTCAGCGAGTTCCTGACGCGTCACGGCATCAGTCTCCCGTAA
- a CDS encoding 50S ribosomal protein L11 has protein sequence MAETIEVLVPGGQADPGPPLGPELGPTPVDVQAVVQEINDQTAAFDGTEVPVTVEYEEDGSFTIEVGVPPTAALVKDEAGFETGSGEPQENFVADLSIEQLKTIAEQKKPDLLAYDTRNAAKEVAGTCASLGVTIEGEDARTFKQRVDDGDYDDVLGAEEAAA, from the coding sequence ATGGCTGAGACGATCGAAGTACTCGTACCCGGTGGTCAAGCAGACCCCGGTCCGCCGCTGGGCCCGGAACTCGGCCCGACCCCCGTGGACGTGCAGGCAGTCGTACAGGAAATCAACGACCAGACCGCCGCGTTCGACGGTACCGAGGTTCCGGTCACCGTCGAGTACGAGGAGGACGGCTCCTTCACCATCGAAGTCGGTGTCCCGCCGACGGCGGCGCTCGTCAAGGACGAGGCCGGCTTCGAGACCGGTTCCGGCGAACCCCAGGAGAACTTCGTCGCGGACCTCTCCATCGAGCAGCTGAAGACCATCGCGGAGCAGAAGAAGCCCGACCTGCTGGCCTACGACACGCGGAACGCCGCGAAGGAGGTCGCCGGCACGTGTGCCTCCCTCGGCGTCACCATCGAAGGCGAGGACGCGCGCACCTTCAAGCAGCGCGTCGACGACGGCGACTACGACGACGTCCTCGGTGCCGAAGAAGCGGCAGCCTGA
- a CDS encoding 50S ribosomal protein L1, translated as MADNDIEEAVRRALDEAPQRNFRETVDLAVNLRDLDLNDPSNRVDEGVVLPSGTGQETKIVVFADGETAVRAEEVADEVLDGDDLADLGDDTDAAKDLADETDFFVAEASMMQDIAGALGQVLGPRGKMPTPLQPDDDVVETINRMKNTVQLRSRDRRTFHTRVGAEDMSAEDIADNVDVILRRLHADLEKGPLNIDSVFVKTTMGPAVEVA; from the coding sequence ATGGCAGACAACGATATTGAAGAGGCCGTACGTCGCGCGCTCGACGAGGCTCCACAGCGGAATTTCCGCGAAACCGTGGACCTCGCCGTGAACCTGCGTGACCTCGACCTCAACGACCCGTCGAATCGAGTCGACGAGGGCGTCGTGCTGCCGTCGGGCACCGGTCAGGAGACGAAAATCGTGGTCTTCGCAGACGGCGAGACCGCGGTTCGAGCCGAAGAAGTCGCCGACGAGGTTCTTGACGGGGACGACCTCGCAGACCTCGGCGACGACACCGACGCCGCGAAGGATCTCGCAGACGAGACGGACTTCTTCGTGGCGGAAGCATCCATGATGCAAGACATCGCGGGTGCGCTCGGTCAAGTACTCGGCCCGCGCGGCAAGATGCCGACGCCGCTCCAGCCCGACGACGACGTCGTCGAGACTATCAACCGAATGAAAAACACCGTGCAGCTTCGCAGCCGCGACCGACGCACGTTCCACACGCGCGTCGGCGCGGAGGACATGTCCGCCGAGGACATCGCCGACAACGTCGACGTCATCCTGCGTCGCCTGCACGCGGACCTCGAGAAGGGCCCGCTCAACATCGACTCCGTCTTCGTGAAGACGACGATGGGGCCCGCCGTGGAGGTGGCCTGA
- a CDS encoding 50S ribosomal protein L10, with the protein MSAEERTTDHVPEWKQAEVDELVELLQRYDSVGVVNVTGIPSKQLQDMRRGLHGQAVLRMSRNTLLVRALEQVDDGLEELTQYVSGEVGLVATNDNPFGLFKQLEASKTPAPISAGEVAPNDIVIPEGDTGIDPGPFVGELQQIGANARIQEGSIQVLEDSVVVEEGGTVSDDVSNVLSELGIEPKEVGLDLRGVYSEGVLFTPDELEIDVEEYRADIESAVASARNLSINAGYPTAQTVSTMLAKGSGEAKSLGLQASIESPDLADDLVSKADAQVRALAAQIDDEEALPEELRDVEAPAASAEDDGEDDEDAQDDEATDSEADADDSDDGDDDGDDGAEGLGEMFG; encoded by the coding sequence ATGTCCGCCGAAGAACGCACGACCGACCACGTTCCGGAGTGGAAGCAGGCGGAAGTCGACGAGCTCGTCGAACTCCTGCAGCGCTACGACAGCGTGGGCGTCGTGAACGTCACGGGCATCCCGAGCAAGCAGCTCCAGGACATGCGCCGCGGCCTGCACGGGCAGGCGGTGCTCCGCATGAGCCGGAACACGCTGCTCGTGCGCGCCCTCGAGCAGGTCGACGACGGCCTCGAAGAGCTCACCCAGTACGTCTCGGGTGAGGTCGGCCTCGTCGCCACGAACGACAACCCCTTCGGGCTGTTCAAGCAGCTCGAAGCGTCGAAGACCCCCGCGCCCATCAGCGCCGGCGAGGTCGCCCCGAACGACATCGTCATCCCCGAGGGTGACACCGGCATCGACCCCGGTCCGTTCGTCGGCGAACTCCAGCAGATCGGCGCGAACGCGCGCATCCAGGAAGGTTCCATCCAGGTCCTCGAGGACTCCGTCGTCGTCGAGGAGGGTGGCACCGTCTCCGACGACGTGTCCAACGTCCTCTCGGAACTCGGCATCGAGCCGAAGGAGGTCGGTCTCGACCTGCGCGGCGTCTACTCCGAGGGCGTCCTGTTCACGCCCGACGAACTGGAGATCGACGTGGAGGAGTACCGCGCGGACATCGAGTCCGCGGTCGCCTCCGCCCGGAACCTCTCGATCAACGCCGGCTACCCGACGGCTCAGACCGTCTCGACGATGCTCGCGAAGGGCAGCGGCGAGGCCAAGAGCCTCGGTCTGCAGGCCAGCATCGAGAGCCCGGACCTCGCAGACGACCTCGTGAGCAAGGCGGACGCGCAGGTTCGCGCGCTCGCCGCGCAGATCGACGACGAGGAGGCGCTCCCGGAGGAACTCCGGGACGTCGAAGCCCCCGCCGCGTCCGCTGAGGACGACGGCGAGGACGACGAAGATGCACAGGACGACGAAGCAACTGATTCCGAGGCAGACGCCGACGACTCCGACGACGGAGACGACGACGGGGACGACGGCGCCGAAGGCCTCGGGGAGATGTTCGGATAA